The Thomasclavelia ramosa DSM 1402 genome includes a region encoding these proteins:
- a CDS encoding GNAT family N-acetyltransferase, protein MEEITVYSLDYYQMSKEIKREIVHLLHVVWPSDDCNDAHNEELTVQSFYIMKDNQVVSYGAVLRMETTIDNEKYQIGGLSCIATLPNYRRQGLSSKIVQTATKWIEDNLDFGIFTCKRELEDFYACNGKWQVANNVVLIANRDNNALSSNKLAVIVLIRLFSNKAQVNGQKILNARIYLDLPQGQFI, encoded by the coding sequence ATGGAAGAAATTACTGTTTATTCTTTGGACTATTATCAAATGTCCAAAGAAATAAAAAGAGAAATTGTACATCTTTTACATGTTGTTTGGCCTAGTGATGATTGTAATGATGCCCATAACGAAGAACTTACAGTGCAGTCATTCTATATCATGAAAGATAATCAGGTTGTTAGTTACGGAGCAGTTCTTCGGATGGAAACAACGATAGATAATGAAAAATATCAAATTGGTGGATTGAGTTGTATTGCTACCTTGCCAAATTATCGTAGGCAGGGATTAAGTTCAAAAATAGTTCAAACAGCGACTAAATGGATTGAGGATAATTTAGATTTTGGAATTTTTACGTGTAAACGAGAGCTTGAAGATTTTTATGCTTGTAATGGCAAATGGCAGGTGGCAAATAATGTTGTTTTAATTGCTAATCGTGATAATAATGCTCTATCTAGTAATAAACTTGCAGTTATTGTACTAATACGTCTTTTTTCAAATAAAGCTCAAGTTAATGGACAAAAAATTTTAAATGCGAGAATTTATCTGGATTTGCCTCAAGGTCAATTTATTTAA
- a CDS encoding trans-sulfuration enzyme family protein, producing the protein MKDIENVCLEVDELDFDNYSPISPDIVLTSSFKFKNFDHYVKVNAKEEFAYTYTRDGNPTLNLLETKLARLEKGEAAQMFASGMGAISASILTLAKAGDHIIIVNTVYGSSVKLIKQLSKFGIESTKIDVSDTLEIFDYVKNNTSIIYFESPSSQKFEMLDLELISKFSKDKGIFTIIDNTWSTPLLQNPLVHGIDVVIHSCSKYIGGHSDIVGGVVISSKKIIDEIVEFGQVLLGATMSPMNAWLALRGLRTLPVRLKSQQETLQQVINFLQEDPRIERIYHPLCNGEQQNELAHKYLKGYGSLLGVVLKDANPEIIKRFIDSLEHFTLAYSWGGFESLVMSVYKGNNINEIKERGLSLGQLRMYIGLEDSELLISDLKNALDQAYQ; encoded by the coding sequence ATGAAAGATATTGAAAATGTATGTTTAGAAGTTGATGAGTTAGATTTCGACAACTATAGTCCAATTAGTCCAGATATTGTTTTAACATCATCATTTAAATTTAAAAATTTTGACCACTATGTGAAAGTGAATGCTAAAGAAGAATTTGCTTATACATACACACGGGACGGGAATCCAACACTTAATTTACTAGAAACAAAATTAGCACGTTTAGAAAAAGGTGAAGCAGCTCAAATGTTCGCCTCAGGAATGGGCGCTATTTCAGCATCAATTTTAACCTTAGCAAAAGCTGGTGATCACATTATCATTGTTAATACAGTCTATGGCTCATCAGTTAAATTAATCAAACAATTATCAAAATTTGGAATCGAAAGTACTAAAATTGATGTCAGTGATACTTTAGAAATCTTTGATTATGTCAAAAACAATACCAGTATCATCTATTTTGAAAGTCCATCATCACAAAAATTTGAGATGTTAGATTTAGAACTAATCAGTAAATTTAGCAAAGATAAAGGTATCTTCACGATAATCGATAATACTTGGTCAACACCATTATTACAAAATCCATTAGTTCATGGAATTGATGTTGTTATTCACTCATGTTCCAAATATATTGGTGGACATAGTGATATAGTCGGTGGAGTCGTAATTTCCAGCAAAAAAATTATTGATGAAATAGTTGAATTTGGACAAGTTTTACTAGGCGCAACGATGTCACCAATGAATGCATGGTTAGCACTTCGTGGTCTAAGAACATTACCGGTTCGTCTAAAATCACAACAAGAAACACTTCAACAAGTAATTAATTTTCTACAAGAGGATCCTCGAATCGAACGAATTTATCATCCTCTTTGTAACGGAGAGCAACAAAACGAACTTGCTCATAAATATCTTAAAGGATATGGTAGTTTATTAGGGGTTGTCTTAAAAGATGCAAATCCAGAAATCATTAAACGTTTTATCGATTCATTAGAACATTTTACTTTAGCCTATAGTTGGGGTGGTTTTGAAAGTTTAGTAATGTCAGTTTATAAAGGAAACAATATTAATGAGATAAAAGAACGTGGTCTATCTTTAGGACAACTTCGCATGTATATCGGACTTGAAGATAGTGAATTATTGATTAGTGATTTAAAAAATGCCTTGGATCAAGCATATCAGTAA
- a CDS encoding zinc-dependent alcohol dehydrogenase family protein has product MKSAVFYGKHDIKVEEVEMPQLGNQDVLIKVMACGICGTDVHIYEGDKGAANTTPPTILGHEFAGIVEAVGHEVKHVKVGDRVCVDPNQLCGTCYYCRSGIGHFCEDMIGIGTTRDGGFAQYCAVNESQVYKLADTTSFEEGAMTEPVACCLHGLDMCNITPASTVLVIGGGMIGLLMVQLAKLAGAHEIILSEPVAVKREMGLKMGATLTVDPINDNIPALLADKGIHRINTVIECAGLPATIKQAISLAGNKSVVMMFGLTKPDDEVAIKPFEIFQKEIEIKASFINPYTQQRALDLINSKKIDVSSMVCDICSLDKLADILSKPELRNKGKYIINPWQ; this is encoded by the coding sequence ATGAAAAGTGCAGTATTTTACGGAAAACATGATATTAAGGTTGAAGAAGTAGAAATGCCACAATTAGGTAATCAAGATGTATTAATCAAAGTTATGGCCTGTGGAATTTGTGGTACTGATGTCCATATTTATGAGGGTGATAAAGGAGCAGCAAATACTACTCCTCCTACTATTTTAGGACATGAATTTGCTGGAATCGTCGAAGCTGTGGGACATGAAGTAAAACATGTAAAAGTTGGTGATCGTGTCTGTGTGGATCCTAATCAACTATGCGGAACTTGTTACTATTGTCGTAGTGGTATTGGTCATTTTTGTGAAGATATGATTGGCATCGGAACAACACGGGATGGTGGTTTTGCCCAATATTGTGCAGTCAACGAGTCTCAAGTATATAAACTAGCCGATACAACATCATTTGAAGAAGGGGCAATGACCGAGCCAGTTGCCTGCTGCTTACATGGTCTTGACATGTGCAACATTACTCCGGCTAGTACAGTTCTTGTTATTGGTGGTGGCATGATTGGTTTGTTAATGGTTCAATTAGCAAAATTAGCTGGTGCTCATGAAATTATCTTGTCAGAGCCAGTTGCTGTTAAACGTGAAATGGGGCTTAAGATGGGTGCTACTTTAACCGTCGATCCAATCAATGACAATATTCCAGCTCTTTTAGCTGATAAAGGAATTCATCGTATCAACACTGTTATCGAGTGTGCTGGTCTACCTGCAACAATTAAACAAGCAATCAGCTTAGCTGGTAATAAATCTGTAGTAATGATGTTTGGGCTAACTAAACCTGATGATGAAGTGGCTATCAAACCATTTGAAATTTTCCAAAAGGAAATTGAAATTAAAGCTTCTTTCATCAACCCATATACTCAACAACGAGCTTTAGACTTAATCAATAGTAAAAAAATCGATGTTAGTTCAATGGTTTGTGATATTTGCAGTTTAGATAAATTAGCCGATATTCTTTCAAAACCAGAATTAAGAAATAAAGGTAAATATATTATTAACCCATGGCAATAA
- the queF gene encoding preQ(1) synthase, whose amino-acid sequence MTKNLTLLGNQNTVYKDDYAPEVLETFDNKHPENDYFVKFNCPEFTSLCPITGQPDFATIYISYVPNQKMVESKSLKLYLFSFRNHGDFHEDCMNIIMKDLIKLMDPKYIEVWGKFTPRGGISIDPYCNYGKPETKWETIAFNRLANHDLYPEKIDNR is encoded by the coding sequence ATGACAAAAAATTTAACCTTATTAGGTAATCAAAACACTGTTTATAAAGATGATTATGCCCCTGAAGTATTAGAAACTTTTGATAACAAACATCCTGAAAATGATTATTTTGTAAAATTTAATTGCCCTGAATTTACTAGTCTATGCCCCATTACAGGACAACCTGATTTTGCTACTATCTATATTAGTTATGTTCCTAATCAAAAGATGGTAGAGAGTAAATCATTAAAACTGTATTTATTCAGTTTTAGGAATCATGGTGATTTTCACGAGGATTGTATGAATATCATTATGAAAGACCTGATTAAATTAATGGATCCTAAATACATTGAAGTTTGGGGAAAATTTACACCACGTGGAGGTATTTCAATTGATCCATATTGTAATTATGGAAAACCAGAAACAAAGTGGGAAACCATTGCTTTCAACCGTTTAGCTAATCATGATTTATATCCTGAGAAAATTGATAATCGTTAA
- the queC gene encoding 7-cyano-7-deazaguanine synthase QueC, whose protein sequence is MKVLVLFSGGVDSTTALALAIQEHGKDNVVALSISYGQKHTKEIEVANKIAQFYQVEHLYLDLAKIFTYSNCSLLQHSDNEIPHESYNEQLNKTDGNPVSTYVPFRNGLFLSSAASIALSKGCNIIYYGAHSDDAAGSAYPDCSKVFNNAMNQAIYEGSGHQLEIKAPFVEMTKADIVKIGLSLGVPYQLTWSCYEGNDTPCGTCGTCIDRQNAFLKNGIKDPLLGE, encoded by the coding sequence ATGAAAGTATTAGTATTATTTAGTGGTGGAGTTGATTCCACCACTGCATTAGCACTGGCAATCCAAGAACACGGAAAGGACAATGTAGTTGCTCTTTCAATTAGTTATGGTCAAAAACATACCAAAGAGATAGAAGTCGCAAATAAAATTGCCCAATTTTATCAAGTTGAACACTTGTATTTAGATTTAGCAAAAATCTTCACTTATAGTAATTGCTCATTACTACAACATTCAGATAATGAGATTCCCCACGAATCGTACAATGAGCAATTAAATAAAACAGATGGCAATCCTGTTTCTACTTATGTGCCTTTTAGAAATGGTTTATTTTTATCTAGCGCTGCTAGCATTGCCCTTTCTAAAGGCTGTAATATTATTTATTATGGTGCTCATAGTGATGATGCAGCTGGAAGCGCATATCCTGATTGTAGTAAAGTTTTTAATAATGCGATGAACCAAGCTATTTATGAAGGCAGTGGCCATCAATTGGAAATCAAAGCCCCTTTTGTTGAAATGACCAAAGCAGATATTGTTAAAATCGGTCTTTCATTAGGCGTACCTTATCAATTAACTTGGTCATGTTACGAAGGAAATGATACCCCTTGCGGCACATGTGGTACTTGTATTGACCGCCAAAATGCTTTTTTGAAAAATGGAATCAAAGATCCATTATTAGGAGAATAA
- the folE gene encoding GTP cyclohydrolase I FolE, with protein sequence MIDTKKIEEHIYGILKALGDDPEREGLKDTPKRVAKMYGEVFAGMNYSNLEIATMFDKTFIDDLDFDNQEVVVIKDIDIFSYCEHHLALMYDMKVTVAYIPCGKVIGLSKIARIADMAARRLQLQERIGTDIAEIISLVTNSKDIAVIIEGKHSCMSSRGIKKVNSTTVTSTLTGRFKTDSKLQIYLH encoded by the coding sequence ATGATTGATACTAAAAAAATAGAGGAACACATCTACGGTATTCTTAAAGCCTTAGGTGATGATCCAGAACGCGAAGGATTAAAAGATACGCCTAAACGAGTGGCGAAGATGTATGGCGAAGTTTTTGCTGGAATGAACTATAGTAATCTAGAAATTGCAACGATGTTTGATAAAACATTTATTGACGATTTAGACTTCGATAATCAAGAGGTTGTTGTAATCAAGGATATTGATATCTTTAGTTATTGCGAGCATCACCTCGCTTTAATGTATGACATGAAAGTTACGGTTGCTTATATTCCTTGTGGTAAAGTAATTGGTCTTAGTAAAATTGCACGGATTGCTGATATGGCAGCGAGACGTCTACAACTTCAAGAACGAATCGGAACAGATATTGCTGAAATTATTAGTCTAGTAACAAACTCTAAAGATATCGCTGTAATCATTGAAGGTAAACATAGCTGTATGTCATCTCGTGGAATCAAAAAAGTTAATAGCACTACTGTCACAAGTACTCTAACCGGTCGTTTTAAAACTGATAGTAAGCTGCAAATTTATTTACATTAA
- the queE gene encoding putative 7-carboxy-7-deazaguanine synthase QueE, with amino-acid sequence MNNYKVVEKFISINGEGSRAGQLAAFIRFHYCNLNCSYCDTRYANDSNSNYELLSAQNILDYLKANKVVNVTLTGGEPLLQQNIDYLIDLLLKNGFSVEIETNGSIDIKPFIKETRPIFTLDYKVPSSTMENEMCLNNYQYLTKNDVVKFVVSNLSDLNKAKEIIDTYDLVNRTKVYFSPVFGKIEPRMIVDYMVKHHLNGINMQLQMHKFIWDVNQRGV; translated from the coding sequence ATGAATAATTATAAGGTTGTTGAAAAATTTATTAGTATTAACGGTGAAGGAAGTCGTGCAGGTCAATTAGCCGCCTTTATTCGTTTTCATTATTGCAATTTAAATTGTAGTTATTGTGATACTAGGTATGCTAATGATTCAAATAGCAATTATGAACTTTTAAGTGCTCAAAATATCCTAGATTATTTAAAAGCAAATAAAGTCGTTAATGTCACTTTAACTGGTGGTGAACCATTACTTCAACAAAATATTGATTATTTAATTGATTTACTGCTTAAAAATGGTTTTAGTGTTGAAATTGAGACTAATGGTAGTATTGATATTAAACCCTTTATTAAAGAAACTCGACCAATCTTTACTTTAGATTATAAAGTACCTAGCAGTACAATGGAAAATGAAATGTGCTTAAATAACTATCAATATTTGACTAAAAATGATGTTGTTAAATTTGTAGTTAGCAATCTCAGTGATTTAAATAAAGCAAAAGAAATAATTGATACTTATGACCTTGTCAATCGTACCAAAGTTTATTTTAGCCCAGTCTTTGGTAAGATTGAACCACGGATGATCGTCGATTATATGGTCAAACATCATCTAAATGGTATTAATATGCAACTACAAATGCACAAATTCATTTGGGATGTTAATCAAAGAGGTGTCTAA
- the queD gene encoding 6-carboxytetrahydropterin synthase QueD: MYFLKTEQSFDSAHFLAGYHGKCANIHGHRWKVIATIKSEKLLEDPQNKGMVTDFGDLKKDLKIIADSFDHALIIETGSLSEKLYQALIDENFKIINLPFRPTAENLAKYIYEALSKNYLVDCLDVYETPNNCASYRGKL, from the coding sequence ATGTATTTTTTAAAAACGGAACAAAGTTTTGATAGTGCACATTTTTTAGCTGGTTATCATGGTAAATGTGCTAATATTCATGGTCATCGCTGGAAAGTCATTGCAACTATCAAAAGTGAAAAACTGCTAGAAGATCCCCAAAATAAAGGAATGGTAACTGATTTTGGAGATTTAAAAAAAGATTTAAAAATTATCGCAGATAGTTTTGATCATGCTTTAATTATTGAAACAGGCAGTTTATCAGAAAAACTATACCAAGCACTGATCGATGAAAATTTCAAAATAATCAACTTACCATTTCGTCCAACTGCTGAAAATTTAGCTAAGTATATTTACGAGGCTTTAAGTAAAAATTATTTAGTTGATTGTCTTGATGTATATGAAACCCCAAATAACTGTGCAAGTTATCGAGGTAAATTATGA
- a CDS encoding Na/Pi cotransporter family protein, protein MELTDFFAMFGGLALFLYGMTMMSNGLELAAGNKMKTILEKLTTNRFLGVGVGAVITAVIQSSSATTVMTVGFVNAGLMKLENAVWVIMGANIGTTITGQLIAIDITALAPVIAFVGVALIAFFKSKKLDAIGGIIAGLGILFMGMEMMSSAMVPLRSSPEFVNLVTTFENPLIGILVGAGFTAIIQSSSASVGILQALAMSGVITLPSAIYVLFGQNIGTCITAVLASIGTGRNAKRTTIIHLSFNIIGTIVFVFISMLTPFASFMQSLTPTNIPAQIANVHTVFNVVTTLLLLPFGAQLVKLSYLVLPEKEGFEDKLSVKFLDNSIFTNDYHIGTSAIANTQLFNETQNMLNIVQKNVQRAFDLIIKYDEKTHEKLLKDEQYIDYLNKEIIQFTTNAISNEFPIDDSKSIGLFLKTAGDLERVGDHAVNIAERAEKLYSEDEHFSDEAMREIKIMNDLTRNILEELNVLNRDELHNIVEKVDVIEDSIDITTHEFSLNQLRRLRDKKCTPEHSALYTETLIDFERIGDHGLNIAVAFDEIKDDLTEMA, encoded by the coding sequence ATGGAACTTACAGATTTCTTTGCTATGTTTGGTGGTTTAGCGCTATTTTTATACGGGATGACGATGATGTCAAATGGTCTCGAATTAGCAGCTGGAAACAAAATGAAAACAATTTTAGAAAAACTTACGACGAATCGCTTTCTAGGCGTTGGAGTAGGAGCAGTTATTACTGCAGTAATCCAATCATCATCTGCAACTACAGTCATGACTGTTGGGTTTGTTAATGCTGGGTTGATGAAATTGGAAAATGCGGTTTGGGTAATTATGGGTGCTAATATCGGTACTACAATTACAGGTCAATTGATCGCAATTGATATTACAGCTTTAGCACCAGTTATTGCATTTGTCGGTGTTGCTTTAATTGCTTTTTTCAAAAGTAAAAAACTTGATGCAATTGGTGGTATTATTGCGGGACTCGGAATTCTCTTCATGGGAATGGAAATGATGTCTAGTGCGATGGTACCGCTTAGAAGTTCACCGGAATTTGTTAATCTTGTCACTACGTTTGAAAATCCATTAATCGGTATTTTAGTTGGTGCTGGATTCACAGCGATAATTCAAAGTTCTTCAGCTTCGGTTGGGATTTTGCAAGCTTTAGCGATGAGTGGCGTAATTACTTTACCATCAGCAATATATGTATTATTTGGTCAAAATATTGGTACATGTATTACTGCCGTTTTAGCTAGTATTGGAACAGGGCGTAATGCAAAACGTACAACGATCATTCATCTTTCATTTAATATTATTGGAACGATCGTCTTTGTTTTTATTAGTATGTTAACACCGTTTGCATCATTTATGCAGTCATTGACGCCAACAAATATTCCGGCACAAATTGCTAATGTACATACGGTATTCAATGTTGTTACAACATTATTATTGCTGCCATTCGGGGCGCAGTTAGTTAAATTGTCATATTTGGTTTTACCTGAAAAAGAAGGTTTTGAAGATAAATTATCTGTTAAGTTCTTGGATAATAGTATCTTTACCAATGATTATCACATTGGAACTAGTGCAATCGCTAACACACAATTATTTAATGAAACACAAAATATGTTAAATATAGTTCAAAAAAATGTTCAAAGAGCTTTTGATTTAATTATTAAGTATGATGAAAAGACACATGAAAAATTATTAAAAGATGAACAATATATTGATTATTTAAACAAAGAAATTATTCAGTTTACAACCAATGCTATTTCTAATGAATTTCCAATCGATGATTCTAAATCAATTGGCTTATTCTTAAAAACGGCTGGAGATTTAGAACGAGTTGGAGATCATGCGGTTAATATTGCTGAACGTGCTGAGAAATTATATAGTGAAGATGAACATTTTTCAGATGAAGCGATGAGAGAAATTAAAATTATGAATGACCTGACAAGAAATATCTTAGAGGAATTAAATGTCTTAAATCGCGATGAACTTCATAACATTGTTGAAAAAGTTGATGTTATTGAAGATAGTATTGATATTACAACACATGAATTTTCACTTAATCAGTTAAGACGTTTGCGAGATAAAAAATGTACGCCGGAACATAGTGCATTATATACAGAAACATTAATTGATTTTGAAAGAATTGGTGATCATGGTTTAAACATTGCCGTTGCTTTTGATGAAATAAAAGATGATTTAACAGAAATGGCTTAA
- a CDS encoding AAA family ATPase yields the protein MIQNRFNQNSLYILDEPEASLSPQRQLTLLITIYELAKQGSQFIIASHSPILLGIPEAKILNFDSKEITPIDYQDTESYQITELFINNRAGLLNKLLNK from the coding sequence TTGATTCAAAATCGTTTTAATCAGAATAGTCTATATATTCTTGACGAACCTGAAGCCTCATTATCACCCCAGCGCCAGCTAACTTTATTAATTACTATTTATGAATTAGCAAAGCAGGGCTCACAGTTTATTATTGCTAGTCATTCACCGATCCTATTAGGAATCCCTGAGGCAAAAATACTTAATTTTGACTCAAAAGAGATAACACCTATTGATTATCAAGATACTGAGAGTTATCAAATAACAGAACTCTTTATTAATAATCGTGCCGGTCTATTAAATAAATTATTAAATAAATAA
- a CDS encoding 4Fe-4S binding protein: MKIDRTYAIYFSPTYTSKKSAVSIARGLEGELSEIDLTLEETIPEMTFSRHDIVVFGFPVYGGRILHEALERLKSFRGDHTSCVITVTYGNRHYDDALLELFNTVKEQGFIPIAGAALVGEHTYGQIQVGRPNRDDLYRDELFGSLVRLKIKDDNFSFVSVPGKYPYKEGGTGGKFRPETNEQCSGCGVCVNMCPTNAIDIEDCKTINNDCIACFRCIRICPVHAKSMNNNQEYQTFAESFSKKLATPRENEYFI, from the coding sequence ATGAAGATTGATCGGACATATGCAATTTATTTTTCACCAACTTACACTTCCAAGAAGTCAGCTGTTAGTATTGCTCGTGGACTTGAGGGAGAGTTAAGTGAAATTGATTTAACACTAGAAGAAACGATTCCAGAGATGACATTTAGTCGTCATGATATTGTAGTTTTTGGTTTTCCGGTTTACGGTGGAAGAATTCTTCACGAGGCTTTGGAACGGTTAAAATCATTTCGGGGTGATCATACATCATGTGTAATTACTGTTACATATGGAAACCGTCATTATGATGATGCATTATTAGAATTATTTAATACTGTTAAGGAGCAAGGATTTATTCCTATTGCTGGTGCAGCTTTAGTGGGTGAACATACTTATGGTCAAATTCAAGTGGGTCGTCCTAATCGTGATGACTTATATCGTGATGAATTGTTTGGTAGTTTGGTGCGGCTAAAAATTAAAGATGATAATTTTTCATTTGTTTCAGTACCAGGGAAATACCCATATAAAGAAGGAGGAACTGGGGGAAAATTTCGCCCAGAAACTAATGAACAGTGCAGCGGCTGTGGGGTTTGCGTCAATATGTGTCCTACAAATGCTATTGATATAGAAGATTGTAAGACAATTAATAATGATTGTATTGCTTGTTTTAGATGTATTCGTATTTGCCCAGTCCATGCTAAGAGTATGAATAACAATCAAGAATATCAAACATTTGCAGAAAGTTTTAGCAAGAAACTGGCAACACCTAGGGAAAATGAATACTTTATTTAA
- a CDS encoding Gfo/Idh/MocA family protein, whose amino-acid sequence MKKLNWGIIGSGVIANEMAQALLDVNGEIYAVGHRDMNKAIDFAMKYKIKNAYGSVEELLNDPDVDVVYIATPHNSHYEIMKQAVAVKKHVLCEKAITVNDRQLEEIVALAKKNNVVVQEAMTIFHMPLYKKLKEMVAAGVIGNVKMIQVNFGSCKEYDVNNRFFSKELAGGALLDIGVYATSFARYFLSSKPNVVITTADYFETGVDEQSGIIMKNQDGQMVVMALTMRAKQPKRGVISGELGYIEINNYPRSNQATITYTKDGHQEVIECGDDKQGLQYEVIDMQDYIINNLGEYELQLTRDVSSLLSQIRTQWGMIYPFE is encoded by the coding sequence ATGAAAAAATTAAATTGGGGAATTATTGGCAGTGGTGTAATTGCTAATGAAATGGCTCAGGCTTTGTTGGATGTAAATGGGGAGATATATGCGGTTGGACATCGTGATATGAATAAAGCAATTGATTTTGCAATGAAATATAAAATTAAAAATGCTTATGGAAGTGTTGAGGAATTATTAAATGATCCTGATGTTGATGTTGTTTATATTGCAACACCCCATAATAGTCATTATGAAATCATGAAACAGGCTGTAGCAGTGAAAAAGCATGTTTTATGTGAAAAAGCAATTACTGTAAATGATCGTCAATTGGAAGAAATAGTTGCTTTAGCTAAGAAAAATAATGTTGTTGTACAAGAGGCTATGACAATTTTCCATATGCCGCTATACAAAAAATTAAAGGAAATGGTTGCTGCAGGAGTAATTGGAAATGTAAAAATGATTCAAGTCAATTTTGGCAGCTGTAAAGAATATGATGTTAATAATCGTTTCTTTTCAAAAGAATTAGCTGGTGGGGCATTATTAGATATTGGTGTTTATGCAACAAGTTTTGCCCGGTACTTTTTATCATCAAAACCTAATGTTGTAATTACAACTGCTGATTATTTTGAAACTGGGGTTGATGAACAATCAGGAATCATTATGAAAAATCAAGATGGTCAAATGGTTGTAATGGCTCTAACAATGCGTGCAAAACAACCGAAGCGTGGGGTCATATCAGGAGAATTGGGGTATATAGAAATTAATAATTATCCGCGGAGTAATCAAGCAACGATAACTTATACTAAAGATGGTCATCAGGAAGTCATTGAATGTGGTGATGATAAACAGGGACTACAATACGAAGTTATTGATATGCAAGATTATATTATAAATAATCTTGGTGAATATGAATTACAGTTAACTCGGGATGTAAGTTCACTGCTAAGTCAAATTCGGACTCAATGGGGAATGATTTATCCATTTGAATAA